A single Phoenix dactylifera cultivar Barhee BC4 chromosome 1, palm_55x_up_171113_PBpolish2nd_filt_p, whole genome shotgun sequence DNA region contains:
- the LOC120111652 gene encoding wall-associated receptor kinase 5-like, which yields MACKRELLLLLLLLQLLVAAASSSEQLMALPGCHDKCGNTAVPYPFGIGPGCFRGGFDITCDGGSPRALIPDLDLEIEITDISLAPAEVRAKIPMSYQCYNETAMVSKVTPKVDLTTRPAYIFSSTRNKFTALGCFTLAHLAAYIEEDDYQYGGACVSYCWNEESIANGSCSNMGCCQVSIPKQLGSIDIYFRNYGYSDTWNISPCSYAFLVAQDSYNFSRSDLSYDFAVKHRNHTPVVLDWAIRNQSCQDARVDPTTYACRSNNSICSDASNGPGYLCSCLPGYDGNPYLHDGCQDIDECKLPEQYPCHGICVNRPGNYSCACPQGTQGNATTESCRPLRGKDKFPLLAILAGGISVSTFFIVLIYYILAKRRLVRTRQKFFEQNGGYLLQQQLSSKGVAFKIYTVEELKKVTNNFNADRALGEGGYGTVYKGILEDETEVAIKKPKKMGRDQNEEFAKEMFILSQINHKNVVKLLGCCLEIKVPMLVYEFVSNGTLSDHLHGRNQNSSLNLDMRLTIAVESAEALAYLHSWASPPILHCDVKSANILLDENFTAKVSDFGASRLVPNGPTQYVSVIQGTMGYLDPEFQADGRLTNKSDVYSFGVVLLELLTGKRAIYSEGSEEKRSLVASFYRAMNEDRLLQILDDQVKDDQVFILYQIFVCSLSNFALQRLDQKESSCKLSAATHL from the exons ATGGCTTGTAAGAGAGAGTTGCTGCTGCTCCTGCTGTTGTTGCAGCTGCTGGTAGCAGCAGCATCCTCGTCGGAGCAGCTCATGGCGTTGCCCGGCTGCCATGATAAGTGCGGGAACACCGCCGTCCCCTACCCCTTCGGCATCGGACCCGGCTGCTTCAGAGGAGGCTTCGACATCACCTGCGACGGCGGCAGCCCGAGAGCTCTCATCCCGGATCTGGACTTGGAAATCGAGATCACGGATATATCATTAGCACCAGCCGAGGTACGTGCAAAGATACCCATGTCCTACCAGTGCTACAACGAGACCGCCATGGTCTCCAAAGTAACGCCCAAGGTCGACCTCACGACGCGGCCGGCCTACATTTTCTCGAGCACCCGCAACAAGTTCACCGCCTTGGGCTGCTTCACCCTGGCGCATCTGGCTGCCTACATCGAGGAGGATGACTACCAGTACGGCGGCGCCTGCGTCTCCTACTGCTGGAATGAGGAGAGCATCGCTAATGGCTCCTGCTCCAACATGGGATGCTGCCAGGTCTCCATCCCGAAGCAGCTAGGCTCCATAGATATCTACTTCCGAAACTATGGCTACAGCGATACTTGGAATATCAGTCCCTGCAGTTATGCCTTCCTGGTGGCCCAGGACTCGTATAACTTCAGCAGATCTGATCTCTCCTACGATTTCGCCGTCAAGCACCGCAACCATACCCCGGTGGTGCTAGATTGGGCCATACGGAACCAGTCTTGCCAGGATGCAAGAGTGGATCCAACAACCTATGCATGCCGCAGCAACAACAGCATCTGCAGCGACGCAAGCAATGGCCCCGGATATCTCTGCAGCTGCTTGCCGGGATATGATGGCAATCCCTATCTTCACGATGGATGCCAAG ACATCGACGAGTGCAAGCTCCCGGAGCAGTATCCTTGCCATGGGATTTGCGTGAACAGACCAGGGAATTATAGCTGCGCCTGCCCTCAAGGAACGCAGGGTAATGCAACGACGGAAAGCTGCAGGCCGCTCCGAGGCAAAGACAAGTTTCCCTTGCTAGCAATCTTGGCTGGAG GCATCAGTGTTAGCACTTTCTTCATAGTTCTCATTTACTATATACTGGCAAAGAGAAGGCTCGTTAGGACCAGGCAAAAGTTTTTCGAGCAAAATGGAGGGTATCTACTGCAGCAACAACTCAGCTCAAAGGGTGTTGCATTTAAGATTTACACAGTTGAAGAACTAAAAAAAGTAACGAACAACTTTAACGCGGACCGAGCGTTAGGAGAAGGCGGCTACGGCACCGTTTATAAAGGAATCTTGGAGGATGAAACAGAAGTAGCCATCAAGAAGCCTAAGAAAATGGGACGGGACCAAAATGAAGAATTTGCGAAGGAGATGTTTATCCTTTCCCAAATAAACCACAAAAATGTGGTTAAACTCTTAGGCTGCTGCTTGGAAATTAAAGTTCCCATGTTGGTTTATGAATTTGTCTCCAACGGTACCCTCTCCGACCACCTCCATGGGAGAAATCAGAATTCCTCGCTTAACTTGGATATGCGTCTCACGATTGCTGTAGAGTCTGCGGAGGCACTTGCCTATCTGCACTCCTGGGCCT caccaCCTATCCTGCATTGTGATGTAAAGTCCGCTAATATACTCCTCGACGAGAACTTTACTGCAAAAGTGTCTGATTTTGGGGCTTCAAGGCTTGTTCCCAACGGACCAACTCAGTACGTTTCCGTAATTCAAGGAACCATGGGTTATTTGGATCCAGAATTCCAAGCAGATGGCCGATTAACTAACAAGAGTGATGTTTACAGTTTTGGAGTGGTTCTTCTGGAACTTCTGACAGGGAAGAGAGCAATTTACTCTGAGGGATCCGAGGAGAAGCGCAGCCTTGTAGCAAGTTTCTACAGAGCAATGAACGAGGATAGGCTTCTGCAAATTTTGGACGATCAAGTCAAGGACGATCAAGTTTTTATTTTGTATCAGATTTTTGTATGCTCATTAAGCAACTTTGCATTGCAAAGGTTGGACCAAAAAGAGAGCAGTTGTAAACTTTCTGCAGCAACTCACCTATAA